The following proteins are co-located in the Rickettsiales bacterium genome:
- a CDS encoding 4-hydroxybenzoate octaprenyltransferase, with the protein MITHIKNYISLARFDKPAGTLLLMWPCLMGVLVGCPLIFYEFVFKWAAIPNNNIPTFTAYYSMILLDFLTFAIGAFVMRSAGCIINDIWDRKIDAQVERTKNRPLASGKISLLGALIFLAILLFIGLYIFLSLGLYAKITALIGFVMAIFYPAMKRITNYPQAFLGLTFNIGFLVGYFQILDSENLPKTLYNLGSLYYIIPLPFYFALALWTIFYDTIYAFQDKNDDEKIGVKSTAISFNKETKNILVRLASISFMLIICTYYLAILPFHEYKYDYLYPVLCFLPAYFYMFYQVKKVDLSDKKSCAKYFNLSAYITGLLLFIGSLIFLNSHLESIFLGSYDEFECN; encoded by the coding sequence ATGATAACGCATATTAAAAACTATATTAGTTTAGCTCGGTTTGATAAGCCAGCAGGCACGTTATTGCTTATGTGGCCTTGTTTAATGGGTGTTTTAGTTGGCTGCCCCCTTATATTCTATGAATTTGTTTTCAAATGGGCGGCCATTCCAAACAATAATATCCCTACTTTTACAGCTTATTATAGTATGATTTTATTAGATTTCCTAACATTTGCAATAGGTGCATTTGTTATGAGATCTGCTGGTTGTATCATCAATGATATCTGGGATAGAAAAATTGATGCACAAGTTGAACGCACAAAAAACCGCCCACTTGCGAGCGGAAAAATAAGTTTGCTTGGTGCTTTGATATTCCTCGCAATTTTACTCTTTATTGGTTTATATATTTTTCTAAGCCTTGGATTATATGCTAAAATCACCGCTTTAATTGGGTTTGTGATGGCGATTTTCTACCCTGCAATGAAACGCATTACAAATTACCCTCAAGCTTTTTTGGGTCTAACTTTTAACATTGGTTTTTTGGTTGGCTATTTCCAAATTCTTGATTCTGAAAACCTACCAAAAACCTTATATAATTTAGGTTCTTTATATTATATAATCCCACTGCCTTTTTATTTTGCCCTTGCTTTATGGACAATTTTTTATGACACAATCTATGCATTTCAAGATAAAAATGATGATGAAAAAATTGGTGTAAAATCAACCGCAATTAGTTTTAATAAAGAAACAAAAAATATTCTTGTAAGGCTCGCAAGTATTAGTTTTATGCTAATTATCTGCACTTATTATCTAGCAATTTTGCCATTTCATGAATATAAATATGATTATCTTTACCCCGTTTTGTGCTTTTTGCCGGCGTATTTTTATATGTTTTATCAGGTGAAAAAAGTTGATTTATCTGATAAAAAATCTTGTGCGAAATATTTTAATCTTTCAGCTTATATAACTGGTTTATTGCTTTTTATAGGAAGTTTGATATTTCTAAACAGCCATTTAGAAAGTATTTTTCTAGGTAGTTATGATGAATTTGAATGTAATTAA